One Amorphoplanes digitatis genomic window carries:
- the phoU gene encoding phosphate signaling complex protein PhoU, which yields MREEFQADLTEVSRLLVTMAESVRAAMRKATTALLTADREAANAVMERDAEVDEVYRQVEAKVADSIARQAPVASDLRTLITALHISADLERMGDLAEHVAKTALRRHPSPAVPAELRPVFRQMAEAADRMAEKITTVLASPNADLAAELEKDDDAMDDLERDLFKVLLHDDWPYGAETAIDGALLGRFYERYADHAVNAGEQMIYMITGEPVTG from the coding sequence ATGCGCGAGGAGTTTCAGGCCGACCTGACGGAGGTCAGCCGCCTGTTGGTGACGATGGCCGAGTCGGTACGCGCCGCGATGCGCAAGGCGACAACGGCCCTGCTGACCGCCGACCGGGAGGCAGCCAACGCGGTCATGGAACGCGACGCCGAGGTCGACGAGGTCTACCGCCAGGTCGAGGCGAAGGTGGCGGACAGCATCGCCCGGCAGGCGCCGGTCGCCTCCGACCTGCGGACGCTCATCACCGCCCTGCACATCTCCGCCGACCTGGAGCGGATGGGCGACCTGGCCGAGCACGTCGCGAAGACCGCGCTGCGCCGGCACCCGTCGCCGGCGGTGCCCGCCGAACTGCGGCCCGTCTTCCGGCAGATGGCCGAGGCCGCCGACCGCATGGCCGAGAAGATCACCACAGTTCTCGCCAGCCCCAACGCCGACCTGGCCGCGGAGCTGGAGAAGGACGACGACGCCATGGACGACCTGGAGCGCGACCTGTTCAAGGTGCTGCTGCACGACGACTGGCCGTACGGCGCGGAGACCGCGATCGACGGCGCACTGCTGGGCCGCTTCTACGAGCGGTACGCCGACCACGCCGTGAACGCCGGCGAGCAGATGATCTACATGATCACCGGCGAGCCGGTCACCGGCTGA
- a CDS encoding sensor histidine kinase, translated as MYGITLALAALAIGVVAGFLLSRARPAGSAGPEPDDAPAARPAEGGREIDTDDERTGKHGLKGLGRKSLDSLRVGVVVLDADDEPVLVNPAARAMGLLRSGGAPGTIAAHPILRTLAGQVRRTGVRREVELDLPRGRAGGAHAPLGLHLRAVALNATHVAVEAADVTESHRLARVRRDFVANVSHELKTPIGALQLLAEALLDATELPAAEALEQSEDLVAARRFAERIHHESARMGRLVNELLELTRLQGAEPLPTPVPVALDWVIAEVIDRTRTTASAKGIEVVYAGPRGATVYGSDSQVATAVSNLVENAIAYSGENTRVALAMREDDDWIEIDVTDEGIGIAPHDVDRIFERFYRADQARSRSTGGTGLGLAIVKHIATNHGGRVDVTSTLGGGSTFTLRLPARPPEVPMPLPPAIEIESGAAGLPSA; from the coding sequence GTGTACGGCATAACCCTCGCTCTCGCCGCCCTCGCCATCGGCGTGGTGGCCGGGTTCCTGCTGTCCAGGGCCCGCCCGGCCGGCTCGGCCGGACCGGAGCCCGACGACGCTCCGGCCGCCCGGCCGGCTGAGGGGGGACGAGAGATCGACACCGACGACGAGCGTACGGGCAAACACGGACTCAAGGGCCTCGGTCGCAAAAGCCTCGACTCGCTGCGCGTCGGCGTCGTCGTGCTGGACGCCGATGACGAGCCCGTACTTGTCAACCCGGCGGCGCGGGCGATGGGGCTGCTGCGCTCCGGCGGCGCTCCCGGCACGATCGCGGCGCACCCGATCCTGCGTACGCTGGCCGGCCAGGTGCGGCGCACGGGCGTGCGCCGCGAGGTCGAGCTGGACCTGCCCCGGGGTCGCGCGGGCGGTGCGCACGCGCCGCTCGGGCTGCACCTGCGCGCCGTCGCCCTGAACGCAACCCACGTCGCCGTCGAGGCCGCGGACGTCACCGAATCGCACCGGCTGGCCCGCGTCCGGCGTGACTTCGTGGCCAACGTCAGCCACGAGCTGAAGACCCCGATCGGCGCGCTCCAGCTGCTCGCCGAGGCGCTGCTGGACGCCACCGAGCTGCCGGCCGCGGAGGCACTTGAGCAGTCCGAGGACCTGGTCGCCGCGCGCCGGTTCGCCGAGCGCATCCACCACGAGTCCGCCCGGATGGGCCGGCTCGTCAACGAGCTGCTCGAGCTGACCCGGCTACAGGGCGCGGAGCCGCTGCCCACCCCGGTGCCGGTCGCCCTGGACTGGGTCATCGCGGAGGTGATCGACCGGACCCGCACCACGGCGTCGGCAAAGGGCATCGAGGTCGTGTACGCCGGCCCGCGTGGCGCGACCGTGTACGGCAGCGACAGCCAGGTCGCCACCGCCGTGAGCAACCTCGTCGAGAACGCGATCGCCTACTCGGGCGAGAACACCCGGGTGGCGCTGGCCATGCGCGAGGACGACGACTGGATCGAGATCGACGTCACCGACGAGGGCATCGGCATCGCACCGCACGACGTCGACCGGATCTTCGAGCGCTTCTACCGCGCCGACCAGGCCCGCTCGCGCTCGACCGGCGGCACCGGGCTCGGCCTGGCCATCGTCAAGCACATCGCCACCAACCACGGCGGTCGCGTCGACGTGACCAGCACGCTCGGCGGTGGCTCGACATTCACTCTGCGCCTACCGGCGCGCCCCCCGGAGGTACCTATGCCGTTACCCCCGGCGATTGAGATCGAGTCCGGCGCGGCCGGGCTCCCTTCGGCCTGA
- a CDS encoding response regulator transcription factor, producing the protein MARVLVVEDEESFSDALSYMLRKEGFEVSVAPTGTSALTQFDRTGADIVLLDLMLPEMSGTEVCRQLRQRSSVPIIMVTARDSEIDKVVGLEIGADDYVTKPYSPRELVARIRAVLRRQGSEPAEVTTPTLAAGPVRMDVERHVVTVDGTGVQLPLKEFELLELLLRNAGRVLTRGQLIDRVWGADYVGDTKTLDVHVKRLRSKVEPEPSAPRYIVTVRGLGYKFEP; encoded by the coding sequence TTGGCTCGCGTGCTCGTGGTCGAGGATGAGGAGTCGTTCTCCGACGCTCTGTCGTACATGCTGCGCAAGGAGGGCTTCGAGGTATCGGTCGCACCGACCGGAACCTCGGCGCTGACGCAGTTCGACCGGACCGGCGCCGACATCGTCCTGCTGGACCTCATGTTGCCCGAGATGTCCGGCACCGAGGTGTGCCGGCAACTGCGGCAGCGCTCAAGCGTGCCGATCATCATGGTCACCGCACGGGACAGCGAGATCGACAAGGTCGTCGGCCTGGAGATCGGCGCGGACGACTACGTCACCAAGCCGTACTCGCCGCGCGAACTGGTCGCCCGGATCCGTGCGGTCCTGCGCCGCCAGGGCTCGGAGCCGGCCGAGGTGACGACGCCGACGCTGGCGGCGGGCCCGGTCCGGATGGACGTGGAACGGCACGTGGTGACCGTGGACGGCACGGGAGTGCAGCTGCCGCTCAAGGAGTTCGAGCTGCTCGAACTCCTGCTGCGCAACGCCGGCCGGGTGCTGACCCGCGGTCAGCTGATCGACCGCGTCTGGGGCGCCGACTACGTCGGCGACACGAAGACCCTGGACGTGCACGTCAAGCGGTTGCGCTCCAAGGTGGAGCCGGAGCCGTCGGCCCCGCGTTACATCGTCACCGTGCGTGGTCTGGGCTACAAGTTCGAGCCGTGA
- a CDS encoding sugar phosphate isomerase/epimerase family protein, with the protein MAFRVPVLLSSSSVFPEPTAAAFEMAATVGYDGVEVMVWTDAVSQDAGALQGLAAHYGVPVLSVHAPCLLVTQRVWSPDPWERLNRAAGLAEALGAPTVVVHPPFTWQRDYARNFAAGLAKVQTRHPDTSFAIENMYPVRMAGRNFVPYVPGWDPTEAGYDAYTLDLSHAAASRTDSLVMADRMGSGLKHVHLGDGTGEGRDEHLVPGRGNQPCAELLRSLAGRGFRGSVALEVSTRKVTSRAVREADLRESLAFARHHLAPAASATPAVTRG; encoded by the coding sequence GTGGCCTTCCGTGTCCCCGTTCTCCTGTCCAGTTCCTCCGTCTTCCCCGAGCCGACCGCCGCGGCATTCGAGATGGCGGCGACGGTGGGCTATGACGGTGTCGAGGTCATGGTCTGGACCGACGCCGTAAGCCAGGACGCCGGTGCCCTCCAGGGCCTCGCCGCCCACTACGGCGTGCCGGTCCTCTCGGTGCACGCGCCCTGCCTGCTGGTGACCCAGCGGGTCTGGAGCCCGGACCCGTGGGAGCGGCTCAACCGCGCCGCCGGGCTGGCCGAGGCGCTTGGCGCGCCGACCGTTGTCGTGCACCCGCCCTTCACCTGGCAGCGCGACTATGCCCGCAACTTCGCCGCCGGCCTGGCCAAGGTGCAGACCCGGCACCCGGACACGAGCTTCGCGATCGAGAACATGTACCCCGTGCGGATGGCGGGCCGGAACTTCGTGCCGTACGTGCCGGGGTGGGATCCGACCGAGGCAGGCTACGACGCGTACACGCTCGACCTGTCGCACGCCGCCGCCTCGCGGACGGACTCGCTGGTCATGGCCGACCGGATGGGCTCGGGCCTCAAGCACGTGCACCTGGGCGACGGCACCGGCGAGGGCCGCGACGAGCACCTGGTGCCGGGGCGCGGTAACCAGCCCTGTGCCGAGTTGCTGCGGTCGCTGGCGGGCCGGGGCTTCCGGGGCTCGGTGGCGCTGGAGGTCTCCACCCGCAAGGTGACAAGCCGCGCGGTCCGCGAGGCGGACCTGCGGGAGTCACTCGCCTTCGCCCGGCACCACCTCGCGCCGGCCGCCTCGGCGACCCCGGCGGTTACGCGGGGGTGA
- a CDS encoding CGNR zinc finger domain-containing protein produces the protein MNFDAYARTAVELVNVGLGDLDGLRSLFNEDLVWMRDEVGEKDLGSFRRAQRRLRDIFEYGTTGRDAEVVTELNALLEAYPVQPRISGHDASDWHMHVTSRGASVSSEYLAGAVWGLSVWLCEYGSARFGICADERCGNVYLDTSSNNCRRFCSERCATRSHVAAHRARKRAATLTPA, from the coding sequence GTGAACTTCGATGCGTACGCGCGTACGGCGGTCGAGCTGGTCAACGTCGGGCTCGGCGATCTCGACGGGCTCAGATCCCTGTTCAACGAGGATCTTGTCTGGATGCGCGACGAGGTCGGGGAGAAGGACCTCGGGTCGTTCCGCCGCGCACAGCGCCGGCTGCGCGACATCTTCGAGTACGGCACCACGGGCCGCGACGCCGAGGTCGTCACGGAGCTGAACGCCCTCCTCGAGGCATATCCGGTGCAGCCACGCATCTCCGGGCACGACGCCTCCGACTGGCACATGCACGTCACCAGCCGCGGCGCGTCCGTGAGCTCGGAATATCTGGCCGGCGCCGTCTGGGGCCTGTCCGTGTGGCTGTGCGAGTACGGCAGCGCCCGCTTCGGCATCTGCGCCGACGAGCGCTGCGGCAACGTCTACCTCGACACGTCGTCCAACAACTGCCGGCGCTTCTGCTCCGAGCGCTGCGCGACCCGTTCGCACGTGGCGGCGCACCGCGCCCGCAAGCGCGCCGCGACGCTCACCCCCGCGTAA
- a CDS encoding proline dehydrogenase family protein: MLRSVFLAAAGSSRMERLVSTAPVTKGIVRRFVAGEGVDDALRTSRELADDGLGISLDYLGEDTLTAEQATATRDQYLTLLGRLKAAGLTPAAEVSVKLSALGQKVDDRMAYEYAREICAAAADAGTTVTLDAEDHTTTDSTLEILAELRKDHPSTGAVLQAYLRRTEGDCRELATSGSRVRLCKGAYAEPESVAFQSALDVDKAYVRCLNILMSGDGYPMIATHDPRLIAIAEDRARWFDRSADEFEIQMLYGTRPEEQTRLAAVGHNVRVYVPYGDQWYGYLMRRLAERPANVAFFGKALVSRK; this comes from the coding sequence ATGCTCCGTTCCGTCTTTCTCGCCGCCGCCGGGTCGTCCCGGATGGAGCGGCTGGTCTCCACCGCCCCGGTCACCAAAGGCATCGTCCGTCGATTCGTCGCCGGCGAGGGTGTCGACGACGCCCTGCGCACGAGCCGCGAGCTCGCCGACGACGGCCTCGGGATCAGCCTCGACTACCTGGGCGAGGACACCCTCACGGCGGAGCAGGCGACCGCTACCCGCGACCAGTACCTGACCCTGCTGGGCCGGCTCAAGGCCGCGGGGCTCACGCCGGCGGCCGAGGTCAGCGTGAAGCTGTCCGCGCTGGGGCAGAAGGTCGACGACCGGATGGCGTACGAGTACGCGCGGGAGATCTGCGCCGCGGCCGCCGACGCCGGCACCACGGTCACGCTGGACGCCGAGGACCACACCACCACGGACTCGACGCTGGAGATCCTCGCCGAGCTGCGCAAGGACCACCCGTCGACCGGTGCGGTGCTACAGGCGTACCTGCGCCGGACCGAGGGGGACTGCCGCGAGCTGGCCACCTCGGGGTCGCGAGTGCGGCTCTGCAAGGGCGCCTATGCGGAGCCCGAGTCGGTCGCGTTCCAGTCGGCGCTCGACGTCGACAAGGCGTACGTGCGCTGCCTCAACATCCTGATGTCCGGCGACGGCTACCCGATGATCGCGACGCACGACCCGCGGCTGATCGCCATCGCCGAGGACCGGGCGCGCTGGTTCGACCGCTCGGCCGACGAGTTCGAGATCCAGATGCTCTACGGCACCCGCCCGGAGGAGCAGACCCGGCTCGCCGCCGTCGGCCACAACGTGCGCGTCTACGTCCCCTACGGCGACCAGTGGTACGGCTACCTGATGCGCCGCCTGGCCGAGCGCCCGGCAAATGTGGCGTTCTTCGGCAAAGCACTCGTTAGTCGGAAGTAA
- a CDS encoding helix-turn-helix domain-containing protein produces MTGPAQAEERLAEVRFLTVAEVAALMRVSKMTVYRLVHGGELSAVRVGRSFRVPEHAVHTYLRGAFSQTA; encoded by the coding sequence ATGACGGGTCCAGCCCAAGCCGAGGAGCGCCTCGCAGAGGTGCGCTTCCTGACCGTGGCCGAGGTCGCCGCGCTCATGCGGGTATCCAAGATGACCGTCTACCGGCTCGTGCACGGCGGTGAACTGAGCGCCGTGCGTGTCGGTCGCTCGTTCCGCGTACCGGAGCACGCCGTCCACACGTATCTGCGCGGAGCGTTCAGTCAAACCGCCTGA
- a CDS encoding 30S ribosomal protein bS22 yields the protein MGSVVKKRRKRMAKKKHRKLLRKTRVQRRRLGK from the coding sequence ATGGGCTCCGTGGTCAAGAAGCGTCGCAAGCGTATGGCGAAGAAGAAGCACCGTAAGCTGCTGCGCAAGACCCGCGTCCAGCGTCGCCGTCTCGGCAAGTGA
- a CDS encoding NAD-dependent epimerase/dehydratase family protein — MPAAPPRVVVVTGVSRFLGARVASRLAADPRVERVIGLDPHEPSPALSGLLTDVELIQADARASAGVLAELGAEVIVHLAVTSAPDPDGGGRSAMKEQNVIGTMQLLAGAQSAGKLRKLVVRSSTAAYGASFRDPAVFTEDTEPRAVPRGSFARDILDIEGYVRGFRRRRPEVGATVLRFAPFISSTAETSLTRYFSQPLVPTVLGRDARLQFVHVDDALEILHRSVVEDHPGTFNVAGEGVLALSQAVRRAGRISLPLPEGTLSSVAAVARNVGIGQIGLDQIDLFVHGRVVDTTRLVREFGFAPRSTAAAFDDFINGHRNGASLSADRLAAAERAILDGIRRVRAAATQDVAATQDQERVQL; from the coding sequence ATGCCCGCGGCCCCGCCGAGGGTCGTCGTGGTCACCGGGGTAAGTCGATTCCTCGGTGCCCGCGTTGCGTCCCGGCTTGCCGCGGACCCTCGCGTCGAACGTGTCATCGGCCTGGATCCGCACGAACCGTCGCCGGCCCTGTCGGGCCTGCTGACGGACGTCGAGCTGATCCAGGCCGACGCGCGCGCCTCGGCCGGTGTCCTCGCCGAGCTGGGCGCCGAGGTGATCGTGCACCTGGCGGTCACCAGCGCGCCCGACCCCGACGGCGGCGGCCGCTCGGCGATGAAGGAACAGAACGTCATCGGCACCATGCAGCTGCTCGCCGGCGCGCAGAGCGCCGGGAAGCTGCGCAAGCTGGTGGTGCGCTCCTCGACGGCCGCGTACGGCGCCTCGTTCCGCGATCCGGCCGTCTTCACCGAGGACACCGAGCCCCGGGCCGTGCCCCGCGGTTCGTTCGCCCGGGACATCCTCGACATCGAGGGTTACGTGCGCGGCTTCCGCCGGCGGCGTCCCGAGGTCGGCGCCACCGTGCTGCGGTTCGCGCCGTTCATCAGCTCGACCGCCGAGACGTCGCTGACCCGCTACTTCTCTCAGCCGCTGGTGCCCACCGTGCTGGGCCGCGACGCCCGGCTCCAGTTCGTGCACGTCGACGACGCGCTGGAGATCCTGCACCGGTCCGTGGTCGAGGACCACCCGGGCACGTTCAACGTGGCCGGCGAGGGCGTTCTCGCGCTCTCCCAGGCCGTGCGCCGGGCCGGCCGGATCTCGCTGCCGCTGCCCGAGGGCACGCTGTCGTCGGTCGCCGCGGTCGCCCGCAACGTCGGCATCGGCCAGATCGGACTGGACCAGATCGACCTGTTCGTGCACGGCCGGGTGGTCGACACGACCCGCCTGGTCAGGGAGTTCGGGTTCGCGCCGCGCTCCACCGCCGCCGCCTTCGACGACTTCATCAACGGGCACCGCAACGGCGCGTCGCTGAGCGCCGACCGGCTGGCCGCCGCGGAGCGGGCCATCCTCGACGGCATCCGCCGGGTCCGGGCCGCGGCGACGCAGGACGTCGCGGCGACGCAGGACCAGGAGCGCGTGCAGCTATGA
- a CDS encoding lysophospholipid acyltransferase family protein — translation MTQDEFHAALPGHSDFELPVAAPGKPLNGRRPGRRPAREAAETPSAPDLVGSDTPQEPAAEPETATEPVGVVDVWDQRVASGLAFLRRRLAGTYEIDDFGFDPELTDAVFHPMLKVLYRDWFRTEVFGIENVPEFDGGLVVGNHSGTVALDALMLTVALRDKHPQDRHLRLLGADLVFRMPVLSELARKAGATVACNPDAERLMREGELVGVFPEGFKGIGKHYSERYKLQRFGRGGFVSAALRTGTPIIPVAIVGAEEIYPIIADLKPLARLLGMPYFPVTPTFPWLGPLGLVPLPSKWLIEFCPPIPTAHLTEHADDPMIVYNLADEVRETIQATIHSLLEKRPDPFGR, via the coding sequence ATGACCCAGGACGAGTTTCATGCGGCGCTGCCCGGGCACTCCGACTTCGAGCTGCCCGTCGCCGCGCCGGGTAAGCCGTTGAACGGCCGGCGACCCGGCCGGCGGCCCGCCCGCGAGGCGGCCGAGACCCCGTCCGCCCCGGACCTGGTCGGCTCGGACACCCCGCAGGAGCCGGCCGCCGAACCGGAGACGGCGACGGAGCCCGTCGGCGTGGTCGACGTTTGGGACCAGCGGGTGGCGAGCGGGCTCGCCTTCCTCCGGCGGCGGCTGGCCGGCACCTACGAGATCGACGACTTCGGCTTCGATCCCGAGCTCACCGACGCCGTCTTCCACCCGATGCTGAAGGTGCTCTACCGGGACTGGTTCCGCACCGAGGTCTTCGGCATCGAGAACGTCCCGGAGTTCGACGGCGGGCTCGTCGTCGGCAATCACTCCGGCACGGTGGCGCTCGACGCGCTCATGCTCACGGTCGCCCTGCGGGACAAGCACCCGCAGGACCGGCATCTGCGGCTGCTCGGCGCCGACCTGGTGTTCCGCATGCCGGTGCTGTCCGAACTGGCCCGCAAGGCCGGCGCGACGGTGGCCTGCAACCCGGACGCCGAGCGGCTGATGCGCGAGGGCGAACTGGTCGGCGTCTTCCCCGAGGGCTTCAAGGGCATCGGCAAGCACTATTCGGAGCGCTACAAGCTACAGCGCTTCGGCCGGGGCGGGTTCGTCTCCGCGGCGCTGCGCACCGGTACCCCGATCATCCCGGTCGCCATCGTCGGCGCCGAGGAGATCTATCCGATCATCGCCGATCTCAAGCCGCTGGCCCGGCTGCTCGGCATGCCGTACTTCCCGGTGACGCCGACGTTCCCGTGGCTCGGGCCGCTCGGCCTGGTCCCGCTGCCCAGCAAGTGGCTCATCGAGTTCTGCCCGCCGATCCCGACGGCGCACCTCACCGAGCACGCGGACGATCCGATGATCGTCTACAACCTCGCCGACGAGGTGCGCGAGACCATTCAGGCAACGATTCATTCCCTTTTGGAGAAGCGTCCGGACCCGTTCGGCCGCTAA
- a CDS encoding DUF5667 domain-containing protein — MNFNIFDRRSAERFAELLDETNGGIRHHTRGQADEQLAELVAIGHSLSAARSGVQVDLEFRTGLRAMLVATAERDGIGATATAQERAEWQKDAQPARKLFGRRIRARGAIVIGVAAGAMAVSGISAASENAAPGDALYGVKRSTERAQLAMAGSDVTRGQLSLTFARNRLSEAASMEGDDPSFGDVLDDMDNDTRQGVKLLNSAAVTRRDKAPLDSVDTFVGSQSRVLTARLDRLDANNQARALQSLSLLDAVHDRAADLRAGLRCDTVTQSGSDAIGPKLRECATGAATTTAPGYQQGHGQKEATTGGDKGKKAKPRTSGSPTADPATGGTPGSRNYVDPSADPSDLPDARNSDAPSDAPAEEDKGLLGGLLGGIFGS; from the coding sequence GTGAACTTCAACATCTTTGATCGCCGGAGCGCCGAGCGCTTCGCGGAGCTTCTCGACGAGACCAACGGCGGCATCCGCCATCACACGCGGGGCCAGGCCGACGAGCAACTCGCCGAACTGGTCGCCATCGGGCACAGCCTCTCCGCGGCACGGTCCGGGGTCCAGGTGGATCTCGAGTTCCGTACCGGCCTGCGAGCGATGCTCGTGGCCACCGCGGAACGGGACGGCATCGGGGCGACCGCCACCGCGCAGGAACGGGCCGAGTGGCAGAAGGATGCCCAACCGGCCCGCAAGCTGTTCGGCCGCCGGATCCGCGCCCGCGGCGCGATCGTCATCGGCGTCGCCGCCGGTGCCATGGCCGTCTCCGGAATCTCCGCCGCGAGCGAGAACGCCGCGCCGGGCGACGCCCTGTACGGCGTCAAGCGTTCGACCGAGCGCGCCCAGCTGGCCATGGCCGGATCCGATGTCACCCGGGGTCAGCTGTCGCTGACGTTCGCCCGCAACCGCCTCTCCGAGGCGGCCTCGATGGAGGGCGACGACCCGAGCTTCGGCGACGTGCTCGACGACATGGACAACGACACCCGGCAGGGCGTCAAGCTGCTCAACTCGGCGGCCGTCACCCGCCGGGACAAGGCACCGCTGGACTCCGTCGACACCTTCGTCGGCAGCCAGAGCCGGGTACTCACGGCGCGGCTGGACCGGCTCGACGCGAACAACCAGGCGCGGGCACTGCAGTCGTTGAGCCTCCTCGACGCCGTGCACGACCGCGCCGCGGACCTGCGCGCCGGCCTGAGGTGCGACACTGTGACGCAGTCCGGCAGCGACGCCATCGGGCCCAAGCTGCGCGAGTGCGCGACCGGCGCCGCGACCACCACGGCTCCCGGCTACCAGCAGGGTCACGGTCAGAAAGAGGCGACGACCGGCGGCGACAAGGGCAAGAAGGCCAAGCCGAGGACCAGCGGCAGCCCGACGGCCGACCCGGCCACCGGCGGCACGCCCGGCTCCCGGAACTACGTCGACCCGTCGGCGGATCCGTCGGACCTGCCGGACGCGCGGAACTCGGACGCACCGTCCGACGCACCGGCCGAAGAGGACAAGGGCCTGCTGGGCGGGCTGCTGGGCGGCATCTTCGGAAGCTGA
- a CDS encoding ECF subfamily RNA polymerase sigma factor, BldN family, with protein MDNTIAYAIRSDGPKRTRNRPHINESPSRHLPPTGNAKPGGGRVAVPGRPQAPQQAGPDRRTGAADGDATVVVPTQSTTGPPSESEPPKYPARPDPGDAAAEVWALVERAQAGESAAFGLIYDRYVDTVFRFVYFRVGNRQLAEDLTSDTFLRALKRIGSFTWQGRDLGAWLVTIARNLVADHFKSGRYRLEVTTGDVLDADREDRGPEGSPEAAVVDHITNVALLTAVKQLNPEQQECIVLRFLQGFSVAETAQTMGKNEGAIKALQYRAVRALARLLPDGFQW; from the coding sequence ATCGACAACACGATCGCGTACGCGATCCGCAGCGACGGACCCAAGCGGACCCGGAACCGGCCGCACATCAACGAATCTCCGAGCCGGCACCTGCCGCCGACCGGTAACGCGAAGCCGGGTGGCGGGCGGGTCGCCGTGCCCGGGCGCCCACAGGCGCCGCAGCAGGCCGGGCCGGACCGGCGGACGGGCGCCGCCGACGGAGACGCCACCGTCGTCGTACCGACGCAGAGCACGACCGGCCCGCCCAGCGAGTCCGAACCGCCCAAGTATCCGGCGCGCCCCGACCCGGGCGACGCGGCCGCCGAGGTGTGGGCGCTTGTCGAGCGGGCGCAGGCCGGCGAGTCCGCCGCCTTCGGTCTGATCTACGACCGGTACGTCGACACCGTCTTCCGCTTCGTCTACTTCCGGGTCGGTAACCGGCAACTCGCCGAGGACCTCACCTCCGACACCTTCCTGCGCGCGCTCAAGCGCATCGGCAGCTTCACCTGGCAGGGCCGCGACCTCGGCGCCTGGCTGGTCACCATCGCCCGCAACCTGGTCGCCGACCACTTCAAGTCGGGCCGCTACCGGCTCGAGGTGACCACCGGGGACGTCCTGGACGCCGACCGCGAGGACCGCGGGCCCGAGGGCAGCCCCGAGGCCGCCGTCGTCGACCACATCACCAACGTGGCGCTGCTCACCGCGGTCAAGCAGCTCAACCCGGAGCAGCAGGAGTGCATCGTGCTGCGCTTCCTCCAGGGCTTCTCGGTGGCCGAGACCGCACAGACGATGGGCAAGAACGAGGGCGCGATCAAGGCACTCCAGTACCGGGCGGTCCGGGCACTCGCCCGGCTGCTCCCCGACGGGTTCCAGTGGTGA